The stretch of DNA GGAAGGTTGAAACAACTCCCAAACATCAGCTCATATGGGCTCACCTTCAGGTTAGcttggggctgtgctctggcttgTTACAAGGCCAGTGATAACTCCTGTGGCCATTTCAAGAAAGGTCCCTGACATTTTTTGCTAATTTGTCTTTTTAGGGTTTGATTCATGTGCTCAACCCTTCCACTGGACTGCAGTCTCCATGGAGTGTGTAAATCCCAGTTTGCACCCAACTCCTCCTAAGCTGCTGAAACATTTCAGATACAAGATGGGGTTCCCTATCAGGTGACATCCCTGTAGGCACTCCAAACCTGGCTATGACCTCTTTGTGGAGCACCCTGGTGACTTCCCTGGCATTGTTGGTGCAGCAGGAGAAACTTTTATTGCGTGGCCAGAAGGTATCTACCAGCACTAGGAGATACCTGTCTCCTTGTTGGTGTGGTGGCTCAGAAAAATCAATTTGCCAGTGATCCTCTGGAGTGTTTCCTCTTTTAGTGGTCCCTGGAGGAGTTCCTTTTGAATTCAAACAGTAATTTTGACACATTGGGCATTTTTCTGTAACAGATCTGACAATTTTTGTCCTATGAGCACTCAGTATCTGAGTCTGCAGACTGGTCACCACAGCATCCATTCCTTTGTGGGTCTGCTGGTGTTTGTCCTTTACAGTTTGTAACATCAGTTGTGATGGAACTGTGACCTGGTGATTGGGAGTCACCAGCCACACACCCTCTTTATTCTGGGCTTTTAGATAAGCAGCTCATTTTAAACCTGCCTGACTATACCCAGGGCTACTTTCTGGAAATGAAATGGCTTTCTCAGGTATTAATGGCTTTTTCAGGTAGTAATTTCTCAGGTATTAATGGCTTTTTCAGGTAGTAGTTTCTCAGGTATTAATGGCTTTCTCAGGTATTGATTTCTCAGGTATTAATTTCTCAGGTATTAATGGCTTTCTCAGGTATTAATGGCTTTCTCAGGTATTAACTTCTCAGGTATTAATGGCTTTCTCAGGTATTAATTTCTCAGGTATTAATGGCTTTCTCAGATATCAATGCTAGGATGCCTCCTTGTGCAACCTCTCAAGCAGCTTTACCTGCAAGTCTATTTCCCACACAAATTTGGGAATCCCCACACTGGTGTGTCCTGCAGGGTAGCATGGCCACTTTGGGCAGTTGGATGGCATCAGGGAGGAACaatatttcttgtttttatttaattggaTGCCTTGTGCTGTTGATAGACCTCTTTCCCTCCATATAGCCCCATGGGCATGGACAGTGCTAAAAGCATATTTCAAACTGGTCCATAtgtttgctctttttcctgctgccactTCCAAGGCTCTCTGTGGGTTCTGCCCTTTGTGCTGAGCTGTCCATGGGCAGCAGTGCAGCTTCTGTTATTTTGGCAGATGAATTGTCTGCATAGCTGGTTTTTCACCTTCTTGCACAAGGCCAGTTCTGCCTGTGAAGAGCTCTGCTGGGTCTCCAGTGGGTGCCCCTTGTGGCTCTGGCCAGCCAGCACAAACCCTCTCAGCTCTGTCAGCAGTCATGGGCCAGTGGCTCTTCTCCTTGCTTTGGGGTGTCCAGGAACTGCACTGGGCTCACTGCTGTGGTTCCTTTAATTTCCACATCCTCTTGCTCCATTAGAACAGTTTGATGCTCTGGCATGTGACTCAGGGAAAGCCAATGCTCCCCTTCTGTCCTGATGCAGCATTCAAAGTGTGCACTACTGTCTTTTCTCCCAAATTCCTGACTCTTGGATGGGAATAGTCTCAGCTGTGCCTAACAGGCATCAGGGCCACCCATGGCTGACTTTTTCTGGTTGTTTCCAAAAGTCCCCCACAGGCCTCTTGAAGTCTCCTGCCTTCTGAGCCAGAGCTCCAAGGGTGAGGGGCTGTTGGTAATGCACAAAAAGCTCTCAGGGTTTGACAAGTCTGGAAGTCCTAAGGCAGGTGCAGACATCAGGGCCAGCTCTAGGTTACAGAATGCATGTTCACCCTCAGGAGTCCAAATCCAAGGTCCTTCCAAGGCCTCCTTTAAAAGCTCATATGATGGTTTGAGACCAAAAGTCTGCAGTTTGAGACCCACAATCTGCATCATGCAGCCACTCCTGAGGATGCTGTTAAATCTGGGGCAGTCACAGGCTGGAGGATGGCAGATGGCTTCTTCTCTGTCCATTCCCAACCTCCACTGTTGGGAACTGACTCAAATCCTAGGCAGGTAACTTGCTGCCTCATGATTTAAGTTTTTTCCTGAGATACTTGGTAACCTCCTTGGCCTGGAAAGTTTAGAGCACTCACACTCAATTCCATACATGTTTCATTAGGTTCAGTTTCTAGTAGATACCATCAGCATAGTGCAGGACCAACCCTTCTGGGCTCTCTTTTCTCCAGACCTCTAATTCTTCTGCCAGTTGGTTCCCAAAAATCATTGGACTGTTTTATATCTCTGCAGTAACACAGTCCAGGTAATTTGAGTCTTCCAACcagtttggggattttcccATTCAAAGGCAAAAATGCTCTGACTTTGCTTATCAAGAGGTGTGCAAAAGAAGGCATCCTTCAAATCTATCACTTTAAACCACGAGTGATTTTCCCTGAAATTTTCTATTAGGCTCTTgattttcctaattttaaagGATCCAATTTCTGCCTCACCAGTCTTGATCCAGTTTTTAGGGTGACACTTACAGGCTGAGCTTGTTTGGAATAGCCTGGAGTTCCACTGGCTCAAACCAGGGATGCTACTGCATTTCCTCCTGCTTCTGGGTATTCCTCCAGAATTGTCTGGTTCTGGTGTTCCCTGCAGCATGAAAGTCCTTCCCTTGATGGCTTTAGTCTCAGGTACCAATAACTGTATTTATCCATCTTTAAATACAATCTGAGCCTCAAATTTACTTCACAGGTCTCTTCCTAAAGGAGGAACCAGATACTTAGGCATATTTGAAAATTGGTGTATTATCCACTGTTTTCTGAATTTAAGGAATGTccattttcccacttttcctgttGCACCAACAACATTTGCAGTTTCTTGGCTTAATTTTCCCAGGTTTGTATTTAATAGCAAGTAAGTGGGCAGAGTGTGTATTAAAAAGTcaatttttctcttccctggaTATTATAACCAGGCATTCAGCTGTGGATTGTGTCCCTGGTCTCCTTCATTCCTGGAGTAAGGGTAGGTCtgttccctctgtccccctctaCTTCTGGGGGCACTCCTGTTTCCAGTGCCCAAACCATCTACAATCTGCACATTAATTCAGCTTCAGTCCCCCTAGTCCTGGGGCACTCAAACCCCTTTATTGACAAATGGAGTGCCCACATGGCACACAAAAAAGGGGTGAATATATGCTGGATGTTGAACTGTCAGACCTTAGTCACTCCACCCCCCTCAAAggaacaaaacacccaaaattacacaaaaagaaaaaaacccacagcagctgggtaggtggaaggaaaaggtttttaggggctttttcctgtctcaaggaaaaaaaaaaaaaaaactaaaaaaccaaGCTTGACCAAAAGCAGATGTGAACCTGGTGAATGCCTGCTGTTGGTCTCCTCTTCACAGCAGATGAAGCAGGGGGTTTGGTGCCCTGGCTCAGCTCTTCTGAGGTCAGGGGCTGAGATGGAGCTGCCTTCTCTGGCCAGTTCTTCTCCCACTGGTCATTCCCTCTGATCTCAGACCAAAACCAAGCTGTAAAGTTCACTTTGGAGAAAGCTAAAGTGATCACAACCTCTCCAAggccagggaaagggaaaaaagcttcTTGCCTGAGCTAACAGCAACCAAGCTGGCtaagcaaaaaaggaaaaaaagaaagaaaagagcacAGTCTGCACAGCACCACGGATGCCTGGGAGTGATGCTTTGAAAAAGCCCAAGGAAGAGGAGCTCACCCTCCCACGCCCTCCCCAGACCCACCTTAAAGATACAGCACCCATTTTGGGCATAAAACAGATGATCAGGGAATAGATTATAATAATGAAATCACCCAAGACACTGGTTTCCTTTCCAACCAGCACAGCACCAAAAAATGAAGTTACTTGAGTGAAGGaataaatggttttttttgcaaGTGTTGCTCATATTTGGATGTAAGAGGAATTGGCATTTTGAACATGCATTGGTGGCCTACTCCAGACAATATGGGATTCCACTGGCTCAGCAGAAACGGAGCTAGAAAAGCTTAACCCTGTAAATGGAAAGGATGTGCAGCTGTAGTTGGGGAATATTTGGACTGCAGTTCCAGAAAAGTTCTCAAAAGGATAGCTGGCTACTCCAGCTTGTTGCCCACATGGTGCTGATCACCATTGCTGGGGTACAAAGTATCTTCAGTTTCATTAGTGATTGCTGCATTTTTGATGTCTTATAAGTTTCTTTTGACAGACTGATATAAGTTTGTTGCCAGCAATTTTTACTGAATATTGTTCCCCActgaccttttcctttttccctgggtATGGTTCCTGGGGATCTCCCTGAAGCCTGGTTGGTGGGAGGGATAAAGGTGGTAATctggaatatttaaatttaGTTGGGTTGTGGTGGTAGCTGGACCTGCAAGGGTATGGCTCTGAAAGGCAAGGCAGCCTTAGCTGAACTCACAAACCTGTCTTCAAGCCAAGCTTATGAGTCCAGCAAGTATGAAAAATAGTTTTGTGAAATTGTCAAACATTCAAGAATGCTGAACATCCCCAAAGAAGATTGTGATCCTGAGTGTCCAggttaaaatgtaaaatgtaaacaaaagtATGCATTATATCACCATCTTCACAAGCTGTTAAAAGCAGGTGGGGCAgtgttctttatctcttccaggACTCATCCCtgataactccctccagggggttatctgctgttaatgggccattcAGCCTCCATGCAGGactgatcaaattccatcatcccattgtgggatgctccacccagggggaggagccaagcattccaAACTGGATATAACCTGAGTTGTGGAGCACCACAGGCAGCTTTACCtgctggattcccagaggacaagagcCACATAGCACCACTGGACCCTCAGAGGAAGAGCagacccttctccaggatccctgctccaccAGAACcacagctgtcactgcaggagggctgcagcccccatttgatgggactgctgccaccaccctgacccacaggctGTCAGGTTGCATCCTGACTCAGTTTAAGTGTtctctgcctttattttctAACCAGCAGCCCCGATGGCAGAGGAGAGCCGTGTGTGCAGCTTTGTGTTCAAGAAGCGGGTCCGaggcgcgggcggcgggcggcggaaGCGGCGCAGCAGCGAGCAGGAcagcagtggggaggagggcagcACCGTGCTGaggaagaggctgcccagggacacccccaacCCCATGGTCCAGAGCACCAGGTGCTGCGTGAGGCAGAGGCTGGAGTATGCACGGAGCAGCGGCGAGGATGAGGATCCTGCCAAGGAGGTTGGGGTCACCTACAAATCGACCAGGTCAGCAAAACCTGCTGGCCCAGAGGACATGGGGGCCACAGCAGGGTATGAACTGGACACGGAGAAGGACAAGGATGCCCAGGCCATCTTTGAGCGCAGCCAAAAAatccaggaggagctgagaggaAAGGAAGACGATAACATTTACCGTGGCATTAACAACTATGTGAAGTATGTGAAGGCCAAGGACACATCGATGGGAAATGCCTCCTCAGGAAGGGTCAGGAAAGGGCCCATCCGTGCTCCAGAGCACCTGCGGGCCACGGTGCGCTGGGACTACCAGCCTGACATCTGCAAGGACTACAAAGAGACCGGGTtctgtggctttggggacagctgCAAGTTCCTGCACGACCGCTTGGACTACAAGCACGGCTGGCAGATGGAGCGGGAGCTGGGCACAAGTGACAATGAGAACTACGAGGTGAGCAGTGATGAGGAGGACATGCCCTTCAAATGCTTCATCTGCAGAGGTTCCTTCCAGAACCCCGTGGTCACCAGGTGTGGGCATTACTTCTGtgagagctgtgccctgcagcactACCGCAAATCCCAGCGCTGCTACGTCTGCGGGAAGCAAACCAGCGGGGTCTTCAACCCTGCTAGAGAGCTCATGGCAAAACTGGAAAAGCAcaaaggggaggaggaagaggagcaacAGTCAGACCGTGAAGAAGATCCACAGTCGCAGAACACATTCTGTTCATAACTGAATAAAGCTTTGgtaggaggaaaaaaccccaaaaaatggagtGTGGGGTGGGTGTATACCCCCCATGTAAGCCTTGGGGTGTTTTCATGTGTTTCCATTGCATTCAACATGAGCTAGCATGCTGACAGTTTGTCAGATGCAGAATGTTGTCAACAATGGCAGGGCAATCTACCCATGACCCTACTTGAACCCCAAGAATCAAacatttgaagaacatcaatAGCAGAAGGATGTGTGTTTTTAATGGAGATGGTTTTGAGTTGAACAGTTTCTCGTTTGTAGGGTTGAGTTGTAATTTGTAGATATATTTGGGATATGGGGACTTAAGGATTTTATCTATTTAAGGACATGGGTCACAAACCCAAACTAAGACAAACTCTTTCTTCTGTtagttgtttgtttggggtttttttctgacagtTCTAAAGTTGAATTGTTTCTTGTTTGTAGTGTAAAGTTTTAATTTGTTATTTCTAAGTAGTGAGCCTGCAGCATGCTAGCCTGGCAGATTGTCTTGCTGGTGGTTTGACAGCTCCTGGATGATACATGGGATACATCCCTGCCTAGGGAGGCTGGGCTTGTCCAGTTGGGTGGGAAGCCTTATTTGAACTGGGCTGATCATCTGTGACATCATGCTGCCTTTGTCATCCTGTCTGTCACATTGCACCTGATCTGAACCTGCCTCCCAAACCCAACCAGCCTAGAAGAAAACAATCCCTAGGTGAACAAGGATAGGCTGGATTGAAATCTGCACAGGGACCCTCAGCCAATGTCATTCAGCCCTAAGTGCAGATGTATCATTAGCCAGGGAGCTGGATGGTGTTAAGACCTCAGCAAATCACACGTGTAAGCAAAGAAAATCTGCAGCTCCAATAAAAGGAGCTGTGAGAATAAACTTGAGGCTGTTTGTCACAAGGACCTTGGAGAGTTGTGTTGTTTGTATGTCTCAATGAATGACCCCCCTGTAACGCTGTCTGCAAAGGGCCCTGCAGAGGATGGCAAAGAACACTTTGCCCTTTTTAAACAGAGAAAGGGGGAACTGTCACAGCCACAGCTTGTGGGCTGTATAGATAAATTTGCCATAACAGACCTTAACTCGACCAGCCTAGCTGTTACAGAATAGAAGTAAACAAGTCCCCAGGATAAAACAATCATAGGTTGGGATTAACTCAAACAGGGACCCCAacccatctcattccagcctGAATCAGACAGCTAAGTCTGCAGTGAGGCCAGTGAGCTGGGTGGTGTTAAAACCTTGACCAATCAGATGTGTAAGCACAGGAATTTTGAAACCCCTATAAAAGAATTATTGAGAATTTATTGATATTATTGGTAAGCTTAGCAAATTAGCATAATTGACCAGAATCCCCAGTTAGAAGCACCATTACTGAAGTAACTCCCCCTCTTGTTTTGGCCCCCTTCTGAAGCCTCCCCTTTGCTTCTAGCTCCACATTGTTTATATCCAAATACAAGGGAAGGTGGAATGGCTTTGGTTCAGTGAAGAAGCAAAGTTGGAATAGGATTCCAGTCTAACAAAATACTGGAATTAGCTGAAGAAACTATATAACTGTACAGTAATAGTCTACAGAGCTACAAATATATGAAGAAtttatgaaaagcaaaaatcttttgGCAACAATGCTATAATTGGATATTTGTGATGGTATAATTTGATACCCTCTATTAAATATATCTCTGAAGTTATATAAGTGAATATCAAAAGTGGGTTTGAGTCTTGGTGCCAGGTTAAAAGTATAAAATTGTCATCATTGAGTAAGAAATGACCCAGACTCACCAGAGGGTTAGTGTGCATGAAGGGTGTGTCTTTACTTCAGATCCTCTTTTATACATTGTTCCAGTACAGATAGACCTGGCTGGTCAATTAAGCAGTACATTCCACCTGATTGGCTAATTAATAAGATGCCTTTCTAATaatctttgagaaaaaaaagaaaacagagattaggaaaacaccacctgcaggtTGTTAATGACAATGAGCTATCATCGTTTATCTTCTACTGCCTAAAGTCTCTCAGGCTGATTCTTGGAAAACTTATCTGGTTTTCTCGCTCTGTGACCAGGCTATGTCAGCCACATCCCTTTTGTTTAAAGGAGGAGGCAGTGTTTGTAATCCCTGTGGGGGCCTTTGCAGGAAGGAGaacaagcagagctgcagaggttCCTGTGGCAGTGCCTTGTTATCAATCAGAACCTCAATCGGACGCTGATTTAAAATGCTCAGAGAGACCAGATCTTGTGATTCCCTCTTACAAGAAATACACtaatgtcctagggtgacgttaggATGCTGGTATCCCCATTcatgtgtgtaatttatgctggatattatgttctgtgcctttaagactgtCTCTGTAGAGTGAAAGTTTTGgtttgggcctcttatcagccactcggtGGGACATACATATGGcacagtacatagtgctgctttttgctttttgccctgctttttgctttgctcttgcttctgctctgcttctgcttgctcttgctttctgcttctcctcattagttagtttagctaaacagtccaaattccttcctggactgtttctcctttcctgtttggaTTTACCcaaacctgctccggactgggacctggcaaacaccgagagagagtttacaccttgtggctgcagcagctgccccagtgccagagggactgGTAACAGAgccaccaccccaggagagactttctgaatttgtcatctttttcagagtggtgaaagagctgtgtcatccagtattgttcattttgtgtgctgggggtgctgtgcctgtcaaataaacaggttctttccacctctctccaaggaattcttcccgaaccagttgaggggaggggcccctttttggggattccctcccaaatttgccctaaaccaggacaaaattTGGCGCCCAGTGCATGGGGCTCgagagagagtggaaaaacCCTGTTTTGAGTGCATTTTGGTTGCCATTACTCTGTGTCAGTATAAAGCAGTTAATAGCCATGCTTTTTGAATTCATAATGTCTATTGGGGTGAAGGCTTGCATGCATTTCTGGtccctggggttttttgagatCTTAATACCTCTATGGTCCCTcggtttattttcttatccaggAATACCTCTAGCATTGTCCCATAGCTTttacagcagaggggcaggaggtggcagctcCTAAATTACTTATTCTAATACAATATCAATACTAAGTCTAATATAGTGACACTATATTAACTATCTGTATTAACTCTCATTAACTATCTATATTAACTATCATTAATTTGTTCAAAGAACGGACAGTCTTAGCCTGTCAACAGTCCTTTTCAGAAACAAAGGATGGAATGTTCACTCCCCACTCGTGGAGGGGCCATCTGATGGGTGGTTGACATCTTGATCATCACTCAGAGGTTGCCTGTTGGCCACATTCTGTCTTTGGCATCACAAATCAGGGTGGACACACCTCGCAGGTGCCCATCATACTCCAGTCTGCAGACCAGAAGACTTGTGGCATTCCCGTGGACTCAAAGCCACCATTCCCACGAGTCTGCTGGCCAGTCTTGGGGACACACAACTGAAAAGGCACAAGCTGAGCAATCCGAGTCCCTGCTGGAATAGTGACGGCGGGTGTGCGTGGAAGCCATGGCACAAATTTGACCTGAAAAGTCAGAGTCAATAACTCCTGGGTGAACAAAGATTCCGTGGTTGGTGACACTTGATTTTCCCACAAGCAGCATGCCCAGTCCTTGTCCCAAAGGTCCAAAAATGTCCAAAGGAACCTTGTATTTATGACAGGATTCTAAGATGACTGTGTTGG from Haemorhous mexicanus isolate bHaeMex1 chromosome 5, bHaeMex1.pri, whole genome shotgun sequence encodes:
- the LOC132328003 gene encoding E3 ubiquitin-protein ligase RNF113A-like, which gives rise to MAEESRVCSFVFKKRVRGAGGGRRKRRSSEQDSSGEEGSTVLRKRLPRDTPNPMVQSTRCCVRQRLEYARSSGEDEDPAKEVGVTYKSTRSAKPAGPEDMGATAGYELDTEKDKDAQAIFERSQKIQEELRGKEDDNIYRGINNYVKYVKAKDTSMGNASSGRVRKGPIRAPEHLRATVRWDYQPDICKDYKETGFCGFGDSCKFLHDRLDYKHGWQMERELGTSDNENYEVSSDEEDMPFKCFICRGSFQNPVVTRCGHYFCESCALQHYRKSQRCYVCGKQTSGVFNPARELMAKLEKHKGEEEEEQQSDREEDPQSQNTFCS